In Natronoarchaeum mannanilyticum, a genomic segment contains:
- a CDS encoding Lrp/AsnC family transcriptional regulator, translating to MTTDVGLDERDRAIVNAFQGGFPVVAEPFEPAAAALRERGVEIDADELLARVQDLDEEGTLTRFGALINAQEIGGAATLVAMHAPEERFDEVVDAVNDHREVAHNYEREHPHLNVWFVVSVADPDRVEDVLAEIEAETGQETYNLPKQQEFRVEAKFHVDGPIPEGDVDLSGLGPDVTPSERGTLTPAERDLVLEIQDGLPITATPYADVAEAIDADPAWVRETIKRFDAEGKVRRVGVIPNHYALGYTENGMTVWDVPDEKVADVGPEIASLPFVTHCYERPRHDGVWPYNFFAMTHGRSEEESAERVEQVRERMAEFWDVGEDDWDTLFSTQILKKTGIRIDERASANTEADADGEAGTDGEHETNEPTPTGGDE from the coding sequence ATGACCACCGACGTCGGCCTCGACGAGCGCGATCGGGCCATCGTCAACGCGTTCCAGGGCGGGTTTCCGGTCGTCGCGGAGCCCTTCGAGCCGGCGGCTGCCGCGCTGCGCGAGCGGGGCGTCGAGATCGACGCCGACGAGTTGCTTGCGCGCGTACAGGACCTCGACGAGGAGGGCACGCTGACCAGATTCGGCGCGCTCATCAACGCCCAGGAGATCGGCGGCGCCGCGACGCTGGTCGCGATGCACGCCCCCGAGGAGCGCTTCGACGAGGTCGTCGACGCCGTCAACGACCACCGCGAAGTCGCGCACAACTACGAGCGCGAGCATCCCCATCTCAACGTCTGGTTCGTGGTGTCGGTCGCCGACCCCGACCGCGTCGAGGACGTGCTCGCGGAAATCGAGGCCGAGACGGGCCAGGAGACGTACAACCTGCCCAAGCAGCAAGAGTTCCGCGTCGAGGCGAAGTTCCACGTCGACGGGCCGATCCCCGAGGGCGACGTCGACCTCTCGGGTCTCGGGCCCGACGTGACGCCGAGCGAGCGCGGGACGCTGACGCCCGCCGAGCGCGACCTCGTGCTCGAAATTCAGGACGGGCTGCCGATCACGGCGACGCCGTACGCCGACGTGGCCGAGGCGATCGACGCCGACCCCGCGTGGGTCCGCGAGACGATCAAGCGCTTCGACGCCGAGGGGAAAGTCAGGAGAGTCGGCGTGATCCCGAACCACTACGCGCTGGGGTACACCGAGAACGGGATGACCGTCTGGGACGTCCCCGACGAGAAAGTCGCCGACGTCGGCCCCGAGATCGCGAGCCTGCCGTTCGTCACCCACTGCTACGAGCGCCCGCGCCACGACGGCGTCTGGCCGTACAACTTCTTCGCGATGACACACGGCCGCAGCGAGGAAGAGAGCGCCGAGCGCGTCGAGCAGGTCCGCGAGCGCATGGCGGAGTTCTGGGACGTGGGCGAGGACGACTGGGACACGCTGTTCTCGACGCAGATCCTCAAGAAGACCGGAATCAGGATCGACGAGCGCGCGAGCGCGAACACCGAGGCGGACGCCGACGGCGAGGCGGGAACGGACGGCGAGCACGAGACGAACGAGCCGACGCCGACCGGAGGAGACGAGTAA
- a CDS encoding precorrin-2 dehydrogenase/sirohydrochlorin ferrochelatase family protein, giving the protein MIPLLHDFSGATVLVVGGGSVGARKARRFAREADVIVLGPDFGDREFGDSELVRAAPDPAEIREWVERTEPALVVAATDDEAVNEAAADAARERGALVNRADRSGSRDAGSVVVPATVRDDPVVAAVATGGTSPALSRQLRRNIESELAGAGAMAELTGELRSELKAHVDDPAERRGAIRAVVQSSRVWKALRTGDTNARQVARDVINEELGERAGGSPC; this is encoded by the coding sequence ATGATACCGCTACTCCACGACTTTTCGGGCGCGACGGTGCTGGTCGTCGGCGGCGGGAGCGTCGGCGCCCGGAAGGCACGGCGGTTCGCCCGCGAGGCCGACGTGATCGTGCTCGGCCCCGACTTTGGCGACCGCGAGTTCGGCGACAGCGAGCTCGTCCGCGCGGCGCCAGACCCCGCCGAGATCCGGGAGTGGGTCGAGCGGACCGAGCCCGCGCTGGTCGTCGCGGCGACCGACGACGAGGCCGTCAACGAGGCCGCCGCCGACGCCGCGCGCGAGCGGGGCGCGCTGGTCAACCGGGCCGATCGCAGCGGGTCGCGCGACGCCGGGAGCGTCGTCGTCCCCGCGACGGTGCGGGACGATCCGGTCGTCGCCGCGGTCGCGACCGGCGGGACGAGCCCGGCGCTCTCGCGCCAGCTCCGCCGGAATATCGAGAGCGAACTGGCGGGCGCGGGCGCGATGGCCGAACTGACGGGCGAACTGCGCTCGGAGCTGAAAGCTCACGTGGACGACCCCGCGGAGCGCCGGGGTGCGATCAGAGCCGTCGTGCAATCGTCGCGCGTTTGGAAGGCTTTACGTACCGGAGACACTAATGCCCGTCAAGTGGCACGGGACGTGATCAACGAGGAACTGGGCGAGCGCGCCGGGGGGTCGCCATGCTGA
- the hemA gene encoding glutamyl-tRNA reductase: MLTGSGVISGVSVAHQRASVDDVAAAGADDQRAEVERLLARPGVEEAFALHTCNRTEAYVVTDDPTVGRATLGGFADEVSEESVVYTDHEESLRHLMRVAAGLESLVLGEDQIIGQVRTAYEDARGVGGIGPMLDEAVTKAIRVGERVRTETAFNEGVLSLGSAAAEVATEEVSIEDATALVVGAGEMGTLAAQSLADRGVAELVIANRTVPHAEHVAKEVDADASAVALPAAETVAERADLVVTTTASDEPLLDAEAFSDGGETTVVDVAQPRDIAPEVAELSPVTVFDLDDLQSVTDETERRRREAVDEVEAIIDREFERLLEQYKRKRADEVIAAMYESADRVKSEEVSTAVSKLEAEMDGDGDLPDEQREVLEAMADALVNKLLAPPTKSLREAAAEDDWTTINTALQLFDPDFGGEDGPPAFVSEMLEGESGELPTGVSADIPEELAEEIPDDVAAQTDD; this comes from the coding sequence ATGCTGACGGGATCGGGCGTCATCTCCGGCGTCAGCGTCGCCCACCAGCGCGCGAGCGTCGACGATGTCGCCGCCGCCGGCGCCGACGACCAGCGCGCCGAGGTCGAGCGACTGCTCGCCCGACCGGGCGTCGAGGAGGCGTTCGCGCTCCACACCTGCAACCGCACGGAGGCGTACGTCGTCACCGACGACCCGACGGTCGGGCGGGCGACGCTGGGCGGCTTCGCCGACGAGGTGTCCGAGGAGTCCGTGGTGTACACCGACCACGAGGAGAGCCTCCGGCATCTCATGCGAGTCGCCGCCGGGCTCGAATCGCTCGTGCTCGGCGAGGACCAGATCATCGGCCAGGTCCGCACGGCCTACGAGGACGCCCGCGGCGTCGGCGGCATCGGGCCGATGCTCGACGAGGCCGTCACCAAGGCGATCCGCGTCGGCGAGCGCGTCCGCACGGAGACGGCGTTCAACGAGGGCGTGCTCTCGCTGGGCAGCGCCGCCGCCGAGGTGGCGACCGAGGAAGTGTCCATCGAGGACGCGACCGCGCTGGTCGTCGGCGCGGGCGAGATGGGGACGCTGGCGGCCCAGTCGCTGGCCGACCGGGGCGTCGCCGAGCTGGTGATCGCCAACCGCACCGTCCCGCACGCCGAACACGTCGCCAAGGAGGTCGACGCCGACGCGAGCGCGGTCGCCCTACCGGCCGCGGAGACGGTCGCCGAACGAGCGGATCTGGTCGTCACGACGACCGCCAGCGACGAACCGCTGCTCGACGCCGAGGCCTTTTCCGACGGCGGCGAGACGACCGTCGTCGACGTGGCCCAGCCCCGCGACATCGCGCCCGAGGTCGCGGAGCTGTCGCCGGTCACCGTGTTCGACCTGGACGATCTCCAGTCGGTGACCGACGAGACCGAGCGGCGCCGCCGCGAAGCCGTCGACGAAGTCGAGGCGATCATCGACCGGGAGTTCGAGCGGCTGCTCGAACAGTACAAGCGCAAGCGGGCCGACGAAGTGATCGCCGCGATGTACGAGAGCGCCGACCGCGTCAAGTCCGAGGAGGTCTCGACGGCCGTCTCGAAACTGGAGGCCGAGATGGACGGGGACGGCGACCTGCCCGACGAACAGCGCGAGGTTCTCGAAGCGATGGCCGACGCGCTGGTCAACAAGCTGCTGGCACCGCCGACCAAGAGCCTGCGGGAAGCCGCCGCGGAGGACGACTGGACGACGATCAACACCGCGCTCCAGCTGTTCGACCCCGACTTCGGCGGCGAGGACGGCCCGCCGGCGTTCGTCAGCGAGATGCTCGAAGGGGAGAGCGGAGAGCTTCCGACCGGCGTCTCGGCCGACATCCCCGAGGAGCTCGCCGAGGAGATTCCCGACGACGTCGCGGCACAGACCGACGACTGA
- the ubaA gene encoding SAMP-activating enzyme E1: protein MTDLNLDPVQLDRYSRHVIMDDVGPEGQRDLLDAAVLVIGAGGLGSPAIQYLAAAGVGRVGIADDDVVERSNLQRQVIHGDADVGRPKVDSAADFVEQLNPDVDVETHETRVTSENVDALLDEYDLVVDGSDNFRTRYLVNDACTLGGVPFTHGAVFQFEGQITTFPADDDAPCYRCLFPEAPPAGTVPDCETTGVLGVLPGTVGSLQATEAIKLLLGKGDPLEGRLVVYDAMELSFETAEFEKNPDCPVCGDDPAIASVADVEYDERCAIGR, encoded by the coding sequence ATGACCGATCTTAATCTCGATCCGGTCCAGCTGGACCGGTACTCCCGGCACGTCATCATGGACGACGTGGGGCCCGAGGGCCAGCGGGACCTGCTGGACGCCGCCGTGCTGGTGATCGGCGCCGGCGGCCTCGGCTCGCCCGCGATCCAGTACCTCGCGGCCGCGGGCGTCGGGCGCGTCGGGATCGCCGACGACGACGTCGTCGAACGCTCCAATCTCCAGCGCCAGGTGATCCACGGCGACGCCGACGTCGGGCGGCCGAAGGTCGACAGCGCCGCGGACTTCGTCGAACAGTTGAATCCCGACGTCGACGTCGAGACCCACGAGACGCGCGTCACCAGCGAGAACGTCGACGCGCTGCTCGACGAGTACGATCTGGTGGTCGACGGCAGCGACAACTTCCGGACGCGCTACCTCGTCAACGACGCCTGCACGCTCGGGGGCGTCCCGTTCACCCACGGCGCCGTGTTCCAGTTCGAGGGCCAGATCACCACGTTTCCGGCGGACGACGACGCGCCCTGTTACCGCTGCCTGTTTCCCGAGGCGCCCCCGGCGGGGACGGTGCCGGATTGCGAAACGACGGGCGTGCTGGGCGTGCTGCCCGGCACGGTGGGATCTCTGCAGGCGACCGAGGCGATCAAGCTGCTGCTGGGGAAGGGCGATCCGCTGGAGGGCCGGCTGGTCGTCTACGACGCGATGGAGCTGTCCTTCGAGACCGCGGAGTTCGAGAAGAACCCGGACTGCCCGGTTTGCGGCGACGACCCCGCGATCGCGTCGGTCGCGGACGTCGAGTACGACGAGCGGTGCGCTATCGGGCGTTAG
- a CDS encoding rhodanese-like domain-containing protein: MVEDVTPDEIAERIEDDDDAPQIVDVRKPAQFRQAHIPGAENVPFPELPRTVDQIDWDDEIVVACAIGKSSQKAARMLESYEGVDDDADVYNLDGGLRAWDGDVASGREDVESATGTESSDEGPSATSGDADAPF, from the coding sequence ATGGTCGAAGACGTCACGCCCGACGAGATCGCCGAACGGATCGAGGACGACGACGACGCGCCCCAGATCGTCGACGTCCGGAAGCCGGCGCAGTTCCGGCAGGCCCACATCCCCGGCGCCGAGAACGTCCCGTTCCCCGAACTGCCGCGCACGGTCGATCAGATCGACTGGGACGACGAGATCGTCGTCGCCTGCGCGATCGGCAAAAGCTCCCAGAAGGCCGCCCGGATGCTCGAATCCTACGAGGGCGTCGACGACGACGCCGACGTGTACAACCTCGACGGCGGCCTCCGCGCGTGGGACGGCGACGTGGCGTCGGGACGCGAGGACGTCGAGAGCGCGACCGGAACCGAATCGAGCGACGAGGGCCCGAGCGCGACGTCCGGCGACGCCGACGCCCCCTTCTAA
- a CDS encoding HVO_0416 family zinc finger protein translates to MASAPNDAGDDVLDSFLSRRGHDTETVGWERSYNKKQCPECGGLHDTDASECAVCGWGPTGPAVADD, encoded by the coding sequence ATGGCGTCCGCACCCAACGATGCCGGCGACGACGTGCTCGACAGCTTCCTATCGCGTCGCGGTCACGACACGGAGACAGTAGGATGGGAGCGGAGCTACAACAAGAAGCAGTGTCCGGAGTGTGGCGGACTCCACGACACCGACGCTTCGGAGTGTGCGGTCTGCGGGTGGGGCCCGACCGGACCCGCAGTCGCGGACGACTGA
- a CDS encoding DUF7563 family protein, which translates to MPRCQNCDAFVTRDYARVFTPRGTEEPRVCPQCEDKIRDGSDVREARSPRGN; encoded by the coding sequence ATGCCCCGATGCCAGAACTGTGATGCGTTCGTGACGCGGGACTACGCGCGAGTGTTCACGCCCAGAGGGACCGAGGAGCCGCGCGTCTGCCCCCAGTGCGAGGACAAGATCCGCGACGGCAGCGACGTCCGCGAAGCACGCTCGCCGCGCGGGAACTAA
- a CDS encoding ATP-dependent helicase, which translates to MTDADATVTRLFGGPGSGKTTALLDRVDELLEDDWVDVRDVLVVSYTRAAAQEIRERLAERIDENPRALQGNVCTMHAKAYELLDLSRGDVVGESDKSDFCEEFGIEFEDEYGGAGRRTARSTTLGNKIIATSQWLQRTRRDVADWYDVPFQWDDEEVRLPPEIDPNAQEGNKYTPTWPSDDERIDVPEAIRGWRNYKGDHGLTGFADMLERVKQRSLLPNVDYLVIDEFQDITTLQYDVYEEWKPQMEKVLIAGDDDQVVYSWQGADPALLLDEDVDEDVILPNSYRLPSDVLNVVNREIRHIDKRQDKDLKPRKEGGVVEGIESPSMLDLVRNVRATLEEEEDGTVMLLFRARYQMFRFIDEFITEGIPFSCLTDQRMWTDRLSQFVTAVEAIDEDEPIDGLQARRLADMLADSAFGSNERDALFDAIDEREEAAGVDDLTELTIEPELIGEHVPFMPGPASAADMSRKITSFQSKSMTSYFAVGEYLDMDPERVRVGTIHSAKGREADHVFVATDLTEKVVEQMAATVDDPTDVPGCEEFTKTTDPVPTLTDNERRVFYVGMSRARERLVLLENLVDGAPTLPIDVILNGEPSNEPVEELLTQARQPAEAQ; encoded by the coding sequence ATGACCGACGCCGATGCGACCGTAACCCGGCTGTTCGGCGGTCCGGGAAGCGGTAAGACGACCGCCCTCCTCGACCGCGTCGACGAGTTGTTAGAGGACGACTGGGTCGACGTGCGCGACGTCCTGGTCGTCTCGTACACGCGAGCGGCCGCCCAGGAGATCCGCGAGCGCCTCGCGGAGCGAATCGACGAGAATCCGCGCGCGCTGCAGGGCAACGTCTGCACGATGCACGCGAAAGCCTACGAGCTGCTGGATCTCTCGCGGGGCGACGTGGTGGGCGAATCCGACAAGAGCGATTTCTGCGAGGAGTTCGGCATCGAGTTCGAGGACGAGTACGGCGGCGCCGGCCGCCGGACGGCGCGCTCGACGACACTCGGAAACAAGATCATCGCAACCAGCCAGTGGCTCCAGCGGACCCGCCGCGACGTCGCCGACTGGTACGACGTCCCCTTCCAGTGGGACGACGAGGAGGTGCGCCTGCCGCCCGAGATCGACCCGAACGCCCAGGAAGGCAACAAGTACACGCCCACCTGGCCGAGCGACGACGAGCGGATCGACGTGCCCGAGGCGATCCGGGGCTGGCGCAACTACAAGGGCGATCACGGCCTGACCGGCTTCGCCGACATGCTCGAGCGGGTCAAGCAGCGTTCGCTGCTCCCGAACGTCGACTACCTGGTGATCGACGAGTTCCAGGACATCACGACGCTGCAGTACGACGTGTACGAGGAGTGGAAACCCCAGATGGAGAAGGTGCTGATCGCGGGCGACGACGACCAGGTCGTCTACTCCTGGCAGGGCGCCGATCCCGCCCTGCTGCTCGACGAGGACGTCGACGAAGACGTGATCCTGCCGAACTCCTACCGGCTTCCCTCGGACGTGCTGAACGTCGTCAACCGCGAGATCCGCCACATCGACAAGCGCCAGGACAAGGACCTCAAGCCCCGCAAAGAGGGCGGCGTCGTCGAGGGGATCGAGAGCCCCTCGATGCTCGATCTGGTTCGGAACGTCCGCGCGACGCTCGAGGAGGAGGAGGACGGGACGGTAATGTTGCTGTTCCGGGCGCGCTACCAGATGTTCCGCTTCATCGACGAGTTCATCACCGAGGGGATCCCCTTCAGCTGCCTGACCGACCAGCGGATGTGGACCGACCGGCTCAGCCAGTTCGTCACGGCTGTCGAGGCGATCGACGAGGACGAGCCGATCGACGGCCTCCAGGCTCGACGCCTCGCCGACATGCTCGCGGACTCGGCGTTCGGCTCGAACGAGCGCGACGCGCTGTTCGACGCCATCGACGAGCGCGAGGAAGCGGCCGGCGTCGACGATCTGACCGAGCTGACGATCGAGCCCGAGCTGATCGGCGAGCACGTCCCGTTCATGCCCGGCCCGGCGTCGGCGGCGGACATGTCCCGGAAGATCACGAGCTTCCAGTCCAAGAGCATGACGTCGTACTTCGCGGTCGGCGAGTACCTCGACATGGACCCCGAGCGCGTCCGTGTCGGCACGATCCACAGCGCCAAGGGTCGCGAGGCCGACCACGTGTTCGTCGCGACGGACCTCACCGAGAAGGTCGTCGAGCAGATGGCCGCGACGGTCGACGATCCGACCGACGTGCCCGGCTGCGAGGAGTTCACCAAGACGACCGACCCCGTCCCGACGCTGACGGACAACGAGCGGCGCGTGTTCTACGTCGGCATGAGCCGCGCGCGCGAACGGCTCGTCCTCCTGGAGAACCTCGTCGACGGCGCCCCCACGCTGCCGATCGACGTCATCCTGAACGGCGAGCCCAGCAACGAGCCCGTCGAGGAGCTGCTCACGCAGGCCCGCCAGCCCGCCGAGGCCCAGTAA
- a CDS encoding M24 family metallopeptidase, whose translation MAADTTPDYERLASSVTDADAAAFVHVGDRCDPDFSYCAGPVRPERRSAFVLTADETALCVPESIVESAERAFPGDAVRQFDPDRRHPGLVAGDALAERGVEGTVLTPPAIGHDAALYVERAGHELASTDAVARARERKTDAELSRVERAQAIAGAGLDRARGTLGAATVDGDRLVHDGETLTAERLGREVDAAMAGAGGDPARNTKVGVDGPPVDPAVSGGTGNEDADAIPLRPAAAITVSVAPREPGGYHGRLARTLVVDGDGGWERRANVAVRNAREAALAELSEGEGATPASVRGEIVAELGAYGFDAGPESEIVVDELGGGVGLERREAPRLSAGGELRSGTALALRPGLSDPERGHVELADVAVVREDAVDLLGDHSTSMAVEK comes from the coding sequence ATGGCGGCCGACACGACGCCCGACTACGAGCGACTGGCGAGTAGCGTCACCGATGCAGATGCGGCGGCGTTCGTCCACGTCGGCGACCGGTGCGACCCCGATTTTTCGTACTGCGCCGGCCCCGTTCGCCCGGAGCGCCGGAGCGCGTTCGTGCTGACCGCCGACGAGACAGCTCTGTGCGTCCCCGAGTCGATCGTGGAGAGCGCCGAACGAGCGTTTCCGGGCGACGCCGTCCGCCAGTTCGATCCGGACAGACGCCATCCCGGGCTGGTCGCGGGCGACGCGCTCGCGGAGCGCGGCGTCGAGGGCACGGTCTTGACGCCGCCGGCGATCGGGCACGACGCCGCGCTGTACGTCGAACGCGCCGGCCACGAACTGGCGTCGACCGACGCCGTCGCGCGGGCTCGCGAGCGAAAGACCGACGCCGAGCTATCCCGCGTCGAACGCGCGCAAGCGATCGCCGGCGCCGGGCTCGACCGGGCGCGGGGGACGCTGGGCGCTGCAACCGTCGACGGCGACCGGCTCGTTCATGACGGCGAGACGCTGACCGCCGAACGGCTGGGCCGCGAAGTCGACGCCGCGATGGCGGGCGCCGGCGGCGATCCGGCGCGAAACACGAAAGTCGGCGTCGACGGCCCACCGGTCGATCCTGCAGTCAGCGGCGGAACAGGCAACGAGGATGCCGACGCGATCCCGCTCCGCCCCGCCGCGGCGATCACCGTCTCGGTCGCGCCGCGAGAGCCCGGCGGCTACCACGGTCGCCTCGCACGGACGCTCGTCGTCGACGGCGACGGCGGGTGGGAGCGCCGTGCGAACGTGGCCGTGCGAAACGCCAGGGAGGCGGCGCTCGCGGAGCTCTCCGAGGGGGAGGGTGCGACGCCGGCGTCGGTGCGGGGCGAGATCGTCGCCGAACTGGGCGCCTACGGCTTCGATGCCGGCCCCGAGTCCGAGATCGTCGTCGACGAGCTGGGCGGCGGCGTCGGGCTCGAACGCCGGGAGGCGCCGCGGCTCTCGGCGGGTGGCGAACTTCGATCCGGAACCGCGCTGGCGCTCCGGCCCGGACTGTCCGATCCGGAGCGCGGGCACGTCGAACTCGCCGACGTCGCGGTCGTCCGCGAGGACGCCGTCGACCTGCTCGGCGATCACTCGACGTCGATGGCGGTAGAGAAGTAG
- a CDS encoding DUF7533 family protein, protein MKVGILESITLVGTLAVAISMVYAGGGLYLDGNPIGLVFVVLGVLLVVAERVLVTPQDLPTLVVEKAVGGVLPDPEESDSPDNE, encoded by the coding sequence ATGAAGGTCGGAATCCTGGAGTCGATCACGCTCGTCGGCACCCTCGCGGTGGCGATCTCGATGGTGTACGCCGGCGGCGGCCTCTACCTCGACGGGAACCCGATCGGTCTGGTGTTCGTCGTGCTCGGCGTGCTGCTGGTCGTCGCCGAGCGCGTGCTCGTCACGCCGCAGGATCTGCCGACGCTGGTCGTCGAGAAGGCGGTCGGCGGGGTGCTCCCGGATCCCGAGGAGTCGGACTCGCCGGACAACGAGTGA
- the hmgA gene encoding hydroxymethylglutaryl-CoA reductase (NADPH) — MTDPAALAERVREGELRLHELEEHADHETAANARRRYVVEETGADLETVGEYAFDAEDAEPNVENMIGAAQVPMGVVGPVPVAGGAADGDYFLPLATTEGALIASVNRGCSAIRSAGGADARITDSGMTRAPVFRVDGVVEGKEVVDWVADNEDRLREAAESTTSHGELLGVDPYVVGDSVYLRFAYDTKDAMGMNMATIATGEACDVIEAETPAELVALSGNLCSDKKPAAINAIEGRGRTVTADVELDRELVEERFGTTPEAIAEANTRKNLVGSAKAGSLGFNAHAANVVAAAFLATGQDEAQVVEGANAITTIDDRGDALYASVSIASLEVGTVGGGTKLPTQSEALDVLDLRGGGDPPGSNADALAEIIAVGALAGELSLLAALASRHLSSAHEDLGR; from the coding sequence ATGACCGATCCCGCAGCCCTCGCCGAGCGCGTTCGTGAGGGCGAACTTCGCCTGCACGAACTCGAAGAGCACGCGGACCACGAGACCGCCGCAAACGCCCGGCGGCGGTACGTCGTCGAGGAGACCGGCGCCGACCTGGAGACCGTCGGCGAGTACGCGTTCGACGCCGAAGACGCCGAGCCGAACGTCGAGAACATGATCGGCGCCGCGCAGGTGCCGATGGGCGTCGTCGGCCCGGTCCCGGTAGCCGGCGGCGCGGCCGACGGCGACTACTTCCTCCCGCTGGCGACGACCGAGGGCGCGCTGATCGCCAGCGTGAACCGCGGCTGCTCGGCGATCCGCTCCGCGGGCGGCGCCGACGCGCGGATCACCGACTCGGGGATGACCCGCGCGCCCGTGTTCCGCGTCGACGGCGTCGTCGAGGGCAAAGAGGTGGTCGACTGGGTGGCGGACAACGAGGACCGACTGCGCGAGGCCGCCGAGTCGACGACGAGCCACGGCGAGCTGCTGGGCGTCGACCCCTACGTCGTCGGCGACTCGGTCTACCTCCGCTTCGCCTACGACACCAAGGACGCGATGGGGATGAACATGGCCACGATCGCCACGGGAGAAGCCTGCGACGTGATCGAGGCCGAGACGCCCGCCGAGCTCGTCGCGCTCTCGGGCAATCTCTGCTCGGACAAGAAACCCGCCGCGATCAACGCGATCGAGGGCCGCGGACGGACCGTCACGGCCGACGTCGAGCTCGATCGCGAACTCGTCGAGGAGCGCTTCGGCACGACGCCCGAAGCCATCGCGGAGGCCAACACCCGCAAGAACCTGGTGGGCAGCGCGAAGGCGGGAAGTCTGGGATTCAACGCCCACGCCGCCAACGTCGTCGCCGCCGCGTTCCTCGCGACCGGACAGGACGAGGCCCAGGTCGTCGAGGGCGCCAACGCCATCACGACGATCGACGACCGCGGCGACGCGCTGTACGCCAGCGTCAGCATCGCCAGCCTCGAAGTCGGGACGGTCGGCGGCGGGACGAAGCTCCCCACCCAATCCGAGGCGCTGGACGTGCTGGACCTCCGGGGCGGCGGCGATCCGCCGGGGTCGAACGCCGACGCTCTCGCGGAGATCATCGCGGTCGGCGCGCTCGCGGGCGAACTCTCCTTGCTGGCCGCGCTAGCGTCGCGACATCTTTCGAGCGCGCACGAGGATCTCGGGCGCTGA
- a CDS encoding DUF5817 domain-containing protein codes for MYAVVGCTDCSALWLVEGRQQTAQCQRCGKTHQFEKLKKFVETDDEDHAREVRASMLANRQDHGEAFAEVDSFAELESQVDDAVVDDAEYLEGSGIDPDAVDEAADRAMERSAGGGQSRKETVLDALRALEEPTEDDVIAYAVDRGVPAEYVRKSLDKLAQRGRVSENRGVYRLL; via the coding sequence ATGTACGCCGTCGTCGGGTGCACCGACTGCAGCGCGCTCTGGTTGGTCGAGGGGCGCCAGCAGACCGCACAGTGTCAGCGCTGCGGCAAGACCCACCAGTTCGAGAAGCTAAAGAAGTTCGTCGAGACCGACGACGAGGACCACGCCCGCGAGGTCCGGGCGTCGATGCTCGCCAACCGACAGGACCACGGCGAGGCGTTCGCGGAGGTCGACTCCTTCGCAGAACTCGAATCGCAGGTCGACGACGCCGTCGTCGACGACGCGGAGTACCTGGAGGGCTCGGGCATCGATCCCGACGCCGTCGACGAGGCGGCCGACCGGGCGATGGAGCGATCCGCGGGCGGCGGTCAAAGTCGAAAGGAGACCGTGCTCGACGCGCTCAGAGCGCTGGAGGAGCCGACCGAGGACGACGTGATCGCGTACGCCGTCGATCGCGGCGTCCCGGCCGAGTACGTGCGGAAGAGCCTCGACAAGCTCGCACAGCGCGGTCGGGTCTCAGAGAACCGCGGCGTCTATCGCCTGCTGTAG
- a CDS encoding cupin domain-containing protein — translation MDVVSPADRDAAEAVDGVHLSLLAGGERMNLQRFEIEPGAVVPEHSHPHEQTGMVVEGTLTFVLADGTERAVGPGETYALAGEEAHAAENRGDEPVVGVDVFSPPRTDPDWQD, via the coding sequence ATGGACGTAGTTTCTCCCGCGGACCGAGACGCTGCCGAAGCCGTCGACGGCGTGCACCTGTCGCTGCTGGCGGGCGGCGAGCGGATGAACCTCCAGCGCTTCGAGATCGAACCCGGCGCGGTCGTCCCCGAACACAGCCATCCCCACGAGCAGACCGGGATGGTGGTCGAGGGGACGCTGACGTTCGTCCTGGCCGACGGCACCGAGCGCGCGGTCGGACCGGGCGAAACGTACGCGCTGGCGGGCGAGGAAGCCCACGCCGCCGAGAATCGAGGCGACGAACCGGTCGTCGGCGTCGACGTGTTCAGCCCGCCCCGGACGGATCCCGACTGGCAGGATTAG